Part of the Sphaerochaeta associata genome is shown below.
TCCTTCGTTCCTGCCACCAATTTTTGGGCCTTCAGAGCCGATGAGTAGCGGTAGTTGTTGACTGCCAGGGTAAGACGCTGGTCGTTGGCAAGCGGCTTTCCCTTGAACATCACATTGCGGATGCGGCTTCCCACCGGTTTGGAGAGGTCTATTTCATAGTCGACTCCACTGAACATATCGTACAAGTATCCGGGTTTCTCCGGATTGAAGCTGATCGAGATGTCACCCGGTTTCCACTGGTTGTAACAAGCTGCAGACCACTCCATGTAGGCCTTCAGCTCGGCACCGGTAACTTCAACGCGATAGAGGGTGTTGTCGTACTTGTAGATGCCGAAGATGGTTCCATAATTGATGTCACCCTTGGGAATATCACTGGTGTCGGCAAACAGGGCGGCGGCTGAAACATCGGCACCACTGTTCATCAGCTGCACGGTGTTGATCAAATCCATGACCGCGGTATCGCGAAGCTTGCCTTCGGGAATTCCAAGAATCTCATTCTTCGGCTGGAAATCAACAGAAGCCTTACCGAAGATGCCGCCGCTTGGCTTTCCATCAGCCGAGGGAGCACCACCGGAGATGAAGTCCCTTGTTGCCTTGTGTGCTTCGGCGATGAAGGCGTTCTTGCGGATGAAATCGCTTGGTTCATAGTTAGCCATATCGACCAGCTCAATCTTTCGGTCGACAATCTCGCGCTTCTCGTTGAGTGCCAGATCGATGCGGATCACCTCCCTTCCAAGGTTCCTCGCTCCGCCTATGACGGTATTTTTGCGGATTTCCTTGATCGCATTATGGTCATGGCCGACGATCAGGACATCAACCTCGGGGCAAAGCTCCAGGATGCTGTTCGCTCCGTCGCTGCCGCCTTCCTCGTCATATTCTGGATAGATCCCCACATGCGAGACTACGACGATGACATCGACCTTGTCCTTGATGATGTCCACCACCCTGCGCGCGGCCTGTCCTACGGGTGCATAGATGAACGGATCGGTTTTCTCACCATCCCAGCGGGGCGCGTTGGGATTGGTAAGACCGATGATGCCGATTTTTATACCTGACCGCTCGATGATGGTATACGGCTTGGCTGCCATGGTTCCATCGACCCTGGCAAGGTTCGCTGCAAGAATCGGGAAGTTGGCAAGCGCTTGGATGCGGGAAATAAGATTCTGGCCGAAGTTGAACTCATGGTTGCCCAGCGTCATGGCATCGTACTCGAGCAGGTTCATCGCACGCATGACCGGGTGCTCCCCCTCGCGCTTGTTGTACAGGTCATCGGTCATGATGTTGCCTTGGATGGTATCGCCGTTGTCGACCAGCACGACATTGTTCTCTTCTCGTCGCACCTGCTCTACATAGGTGGCGATTCTGGCCATGCCGTTGTTGGTGGTGTCCTTGTCATTCTCATAGCTGAACCCCCATACATTACCGTGTAAATCGGTGGTGGCCAGAATGACGAGGTTCTGAGCACTGGGAATCTCAATGGTGGGTTGAGATGCCAGGAAACTCAACGAAAGGCAGAACAAAAGCAACACTAGAACCGTTGTTTTCAATCCTTTCTTGTTCATCATGCACTCCTTTTTCCGGTTGCCAGGCAACCGATTTGTGTGATTAAGCAGTATCTACTGCCGAAAACCTTAGTGATAGAGGCGCTTTGAAACTTCCTTGCCTTCCTCGAAGTGAGCTTCATACTCCAATGCACCAACTTTGTTGTACCTCACCCACGAGCCGTGCTTTACCCCTTTCTTGAAGTTGCCCACCTGCCAGAGAATCCCGTTCTCCCGGTAGAAGTTCCACTGGCCGTCCATCAGATTCTCTTTCAGCGGACCTTGCGCCTTGACAATGCCCGTCTTGAAATAGTAGGTCAGAATGTTGCCGGACTGACTTTGCTGGACCTGTCCATTCGCATACTGGTTCTCTTTCTGCATAGACCTTCCTCCTATAGTAACAGGTGTGTCTCAAACACGGTGCATGCCTGTCCAAGCACCGTGGCATACAGCTGGTTCACGATAACGGAAACCACACCTTGACGCCCCATCGCCTCCCCTTGCATGAAAGATGCCCGCCCCTCGGGCATACGATTGGTATATCTACTCAAATACAACGCCAAGGCTCCTGCTGCATTGCCGGTAACCGGATCTTCCTCAACCCCGCTTCCAGGGCTGAACATACGGGTATGGGCGGTAATCTGCTCATCAGCCTGGTCGAAGGTGTAGAGATAGAACCCAGGAACGCCAAGTTCTTCACCCAGTGCAATCAACACCTCACGACGAAGGGACAGTGCATCCAGTTCGTGTTTGTTTTTCAGGCCGACCATCACCTTAGCGTTGCCGGTGGAGACAATCTGCACAGGAAGATCCTTGTAAAAGGACGCAGGCTTCAATTGCAATGCTTCGATCAATTTCATAATCTGTTCTTCGGTAAGCAGGGGACCGAAATGACCTTCTTTTTGGGTGACCCTTATTCTGGGATGGGCAGGCATACTCTCCATACTGACAGGAAGCAAACCAGCCTTGCACTGCATGCGGTACTCCCCGCTCTTCAAGCCCAGTTTGGTAGAGAGCACATGATAGCTTGCCACCGTGGCGTGAGTGCAGAGGGGTACTTC
Proteins encoded:
- a CDS encoding bifunctional metallophosphatase/5'-nucleotidase, producing the protein MNKKGLKTTVLVLLLFCLSLSFLASQPTIEIPSAQNLVILATTDLHGNVWGFSYENDKDTTNNGMARIATYVEQVRREENNVVLVDNGDTIQGNIMTDDLYNKREGEHPVMRAMNLLEYDAMTLGNHEFNFGQNLISRIQALANFPILAANLARVDGTMAAKPYTIIERSGIKIGIIGLTNPNAPRWDGEKTDPFIYAPVGQAARRVVDIIKDKVDVIVVVSHVGIYPEYDEEGGSDGANSILELCPEVDVLIVGHDHNAIKEIRKNTVIGGARNLGREVIRIDLALNEKREIVDRKIELVDMANYEPSDFIRKNAFIAEAHKATRDFISGGAPSADGKPSGGIFGKASVDFQPKNEILGIPEGKLRDTAVMDLINTVQLMNSGADVSAAALFADTSDIPKGDINYGTIFGIYKYDNTLYRVEVTGAELKAYMEWSAACYNQWKPGDISISFNPEKPGYLYDMFSGVDYEIDLSKPVGSRIRNVMFKGKPLANDQRLTLAVNNYRYSSALKAQKLVAGTKEWESPNSIRDMLVEYIKAQGTITPKVDNNWKITGVNLASPYRDQVIKMVNEGKLEVPYAKSLNIDELKKQGVIK
- a CDS encoding toxin-antitoxin system YwqK family antitoxin, translated to MQKENQYANGQVQQSQSGNILTYYFKTGIVKAQGPLKENLMDGQWNFYRENGILWQVGNFKKGVKHGSWVRYNKVGALEYEAHFEEGKEVSKRLYH
- a CDS encoding PhzF family phenazine biosynthesis isomerase — translated: MEDRTVWQVDAFTTSPFSGNPAGVVYPCDSLTAEEMLKISRELNNSETAFIQRLDGCDVQHIRFFTVKQEVPLCTHATVASYHVLSTKLGLKSGEYRMQCKAGLLPVSMESMPAHPRIRVTQKEGHFGPLLTEEQIMKLIEALQLKPASFYKDLPVQIVSTGNAKVMVGLKNKHELDALSLRREVLIALGEELGVPGFYLYTFDQADEQITAHTRMFSPGSGVEEDPVTGNAAGALALYLSRYTNRMPEGRASFMQGEAMGRQGVVSVIVNQLYATVLGQACTVFETHLLL